Proteins encoded in a region of the Psychromicrobium lacuslunae genome:
- the efp gene encoding elongation factor P: MATTNDIKNGTVLNLDGQLWNVIEFQHVKPGKGGAFVRTKIRNVLSGKVVDKTFNAGLKIETATVDRRDYQYLYQDGEDFIFMDTQDYDQITVSAAVVGDAVNFMLENQNVNIALHEGTPLYLELPASVILEITYTEPGLQGDRSSAGTKGATLETGYEIQVPLFVEQGTKVKVDTRDGSYLGRVN; this comes from the coding sequence GTGGCAACTACTAACGATATTAAAAACGGAACGGTGCTGAACCTCGACGGGCAGCTTTGGAATGTTATTGAGTTCCAGCACGTCAAGCCCGGCAAGGGTGGCGCTTTTGTGCGCACCAAGATCCGCAATGTGCTCTCCGGCAAGGTGGTCGACAAGACTTTTAACGCTGGTCTGAAGATTGAAACCGCGACCGTTGACCGTCGTGATTACCAGTACCTGTACCAGGACGGCGAGGATTTCATCTTCATGGACACCCAAGATTATGACCAGATCACCGTTTCCGCTGCTGTTGTCGGTGACGCTGTGAACTTTATGCTGGAAAATCAGAACGTCAACATTGCTCTGCATGAAGGTACTCCTTTGTACCTGGAACTGCCGGCTTCGGTGATCTTGGAGATCACCTACACCGAGCCAGGCCTGCAGGGCGACCGTTCCTCAGCGGGAACCAAGGGTGCCACCCTGGAGACCGGTTACGAGATCCAGGTTCCGCTGTTCGTTGAGCAGGGCACCAAGGTCAAAGTGGATACCCGTGATGGCAGCTACCTGGGCCGAGTTAACTAG
- a CDS encoding tetratricopeptide repeat protein has protein sequence MSEYSDFADWPESGFPGIAINPETLLSEVVDAEQCEAALRATDDAAAQVFVLLAKGENSKAAELIAEARLAEPGSLPLRILEADLSAAVHENERAIRRLRNLSAEFGGSEMAAVIRQHLGKAYFRAGQYQAAANSFSTALELRVAAGAAAPLIYSSTVALQRAREMAERAESVA, from the coding sequence ATGAGTGAGTATTCAGATTTTGCTGACTGGCCAGAAAGCGGCTTCCCGGGGATTGCTATTAATCCTGAGACCCTGTTGAGCGAGGTAGTCGACGCGGAGCAATGCGAAGCTGCGTTGCGGGCGACCGACGACGCAGCGGCGCAGGTTTTCGTGCTGTTGGCCAAGGGTGAAAACAGCAAGGCAGCGGAGCTGATTGCCGAAGCGCGATTGGCCGAGCCTGGTTCATTGCCGTTGAGAATCCTCGAAGCGGACCTCTCCGCGGCGGTGCATGAAAACGAGCGGGCAATCCGTCGATTGCGGAACCTGAGCGCTGAGTTTGGCGGTAGCGAGATGGCGGCAGTGATTCGGCAGCATCTCGGCAAAGCGTATTTCCGCGCGGGCCAATATCAGGCTGCCGCGAACAGCTTTTCAACGGCCCTGGAATTGCGGGTGGCCGCAGGCGCTGCTGCGCCGCTGATTTACTCCTCCACGGTGGCCCTGCAACGGGCGCGGGAAATGGCCGAGCGCGCCGAATCAGTGGCCTGA
- the pyrR gene encoding bifunctional pyr operon transcriptional regulator/uracil phosphoribosyltransferase PyrR: MNNSVQTTQASNGRVVLSSADIDRALTRIAHEILEANRGAEQLVLLGIPRRGFPLARRLAEKIASVEPKINPDDILGQLDVTMFRDDLSRQPTRAPQRTQLPTTGIDNRVVVLVDDVLYSGRTIRAALDALVDLGRPTIVRLAVLVDRGHRELPIRADYVGKNLPTSSSERVRVHLAETDDGAEQVIIEGPATAGESS; encoded by the coding sequence ATGAACAACTCTGTTCAAACCACGCAGGCCAGTAATGGTCGAGTGGTTTTGAGTAGTGCGGACATCGACCGTGCACTGACGCGCATTGCGCATGAAATCCTCGAAGCTAATCGAGGTGCTGAGCAACTAGTTTTGCTCGGAATTCCGCGCCGAGGTTTTCCTTTGGCGCGAAGACTGGCGGAAAAAATTGCCAGCGTGGAACCGAAAATCAACCCCGACGATATTTTGGGGCAACTCGATGTCACGATGTTCCGGGACGACCTTTCCCGGCAGCCAACCCGGGCGCCACAACGCACCCAGCTACCCACCACGGGCATTGACAATCGGGTGGTGGTACTGGTTGATGACGTGCTCTACTCCGGTCGGACGATCAGGGCTGCACTCGATGCGCTCGTCGACCTGGGTCGCCCCACCATCGTACGGCTAGCGGTGCTGGTCGATCGAGGGCACCGTGAGCTGCCGATCCGCGCCGACTACGTCGGCAAGAACCTGCCCACTTCCTCCAGCGAACGGGTTCGCGTGCATTTGGCCGAGACCGACGATGGCGCGGAGCAAGTGATCATCGAGGGCCCAGCAA
- the aroB gene encoding 3-dehydroquinate synthase translates to MNDTETVIEITGTQPSENYAVLVGRGLLGKLPTLLGERVRRVLVVHPRALRLTGDTVRDELTAAGFTAVTAEIPDAEEGKHIQVAAFCWQVLGQNDFTRSDAVVSVGGGAVSDLAGFVAATWLRGVKVIHLPTSLLGMVDAAVGGKTGINTAEGKNLVGAFHPPAAVLADLDALQTLPANELISGMAEVVKCGFIADPKILELVEADPQAVKDPGSEVLRELIERAIAVKAEVVSQDLKESGRREFLNYGHTLGHAIELVERYSWRHGAAVSVGMMFAAELARSVGRLSDEVADRHRSVLESLGLPTSYRRDRWQGLLDGMRRDKKSRGDLLRFVVLDDVAKPGILDVPDTSLLFAAYQEIAE, encoded by the coding sequence ATGAATGATACTGAAACGGTCATTGAGATCACCGGCACTCAACCGTCCGAGAATTATGCTGTGCTGGTTGGCCGCGGTTTGCTCGGTAAACTGCCGACGCTGCTCGGCGAAAGGGTCCGTCGGGTCCTAGTGGTACACCCGCGTGCGCTTCGGCTGACTGGGGATACTGTGCGGGATGAGCTTACCGCCGCGGGCTTCACTGCGGTAACCGCTGAAATCCCCGATGCTGAAGAAGGCAAACACATTCAGGTCGCTGCTTTTTGCTGGCAGGTGCTGGGCCAGAATGACTTCACTCGCTCTGACGCCGTGGTTTCGGTCGGTGGCGGCGCAGTATCCGATCTGGCCGGCTTTGTCGCCGCCACCTGGTTGCGCGGCGTCAAAGTGATTCATTTGCCCACCAGCCTGCTCGGCATGGTGGACGCCGCAGTGGGCGGTAAAACGGGTATCAATACCGCTGAGGGTAAGAACCTGGTGGGCGCGTTTCACCCGCCCGCGGCTGTGCTGGCAGACCTGGACGCTTTGCAGACCTTGCCTGCCAATGAATTAATTTCCGGCATGGCCGAGGTGGTGAAATGTGGTTTCATCGCAGACCCGAAAATTCTGGAGCTCGTCGAAGCCGACCCGCAAGCGGTGAAAGATCCTGGATCAGAAGTGCTCCGTGAGTTGATCGAGCGAGCGATCGCGGTCAAGGCCGAGGTGGTTTCGCAGGATCTGAAGGAGTCTGGGCGGCGAGAATTCTTGAACTATGGCCACACCCTCGGCCATGCCATCGAATTGGTTGAGCGATATTCCTGGCGACACGGTGCTGCTGTGTCCGTCGGGATGATGTTTGCCGCCGAACTTGCTCGTAGTGTCGGTCGACTCAGCGACGAGGTGGCGGATCGTCATCGCAGCGTGCTGGAATCCCTCGGTCTGCCGACCAGTTACCGCCGGGATCGCTGGCAAGGACTGCTGGACGGGATGCGTCGGGATAAGAAATCTCGCGGTGATTTACTGCGCTTCGTGGTTCTTGACGACGTTGCGAAACCGGGGATTCTGGATGTGCCAGATACCTCGTTACTTTTCGCCGCATATCAGGAGATTGCCGAATGA
- a CDS encoding PrsW family intramembrane metalloprotease, protein MSSPWQDPNQPQHWQQPEGQQYDQYGQPIYPQAPLEQQQGYYDNTASQQGYSEYPQQAYDQGQQGYYGYQQEQAHQDWPQGQPAQQPAQQFNQQQFGQQQFAQYDGFQQSQQAYTPLNPTWMGQVEPQNYTPAPNYAPTQPIQPVWTHQQARRTKRTLNVVLLVAITCIVVALLAIFLVLPNLYRAAGPAGIMVGFLLSLFPLAAVLLTVYFIDRWEPEPRWMLGFALLWGAAGSIGTTLLIQPVWIKLFMPDDLSKAEASQWLASFEAPPVEEFSKGLGILLIALFARKYFDGPVDGVVYAATIAAGFAFTENIQYFGRTFVDPDGGALSLSIIFIIRGIFSPFGHALYTACTGVAVGYAARKGNSGMIIGFFFIGLIPAMIFHYIWNSAPSLFEPTDIASFLGSVFLQSVVYEGPLIVLWGVGIYFLRKSEAKLTHRRLAEYAQSGWFTPEEVNMIATPAGRRNAMAWAKTYRRTQPMKEFIRKSTSLAYTRQRILVGASQRQNQQDEQGLLDEITALRPLVLG, encoded by the coding sequence ATGAGCAGCCCGTGGCAAGACCCCAATCAACCGCAGCATTGGCAACAGCCGGAGGGCCAACAATACGACCAATACGGTCAGCCAATCTACCCGCAGGCGCCGCTTGAGCAGCAACAAGGCTACTATGACAACACTGCTTCGCAGCAGGGCTACTCCGAATATCCGCAGCAAGCCTACGATCAGGGCCAACAAGGTTATTACGGCTACCAGCAGGAGCAAGCACATCAGGACTGGCCCCAGGGACAACCCGCTCAACAGCCAGCTCAGCAGTTTAACCAACAGCAATTCGGCCAGCAGCAATTCGCTCAGTATGACGGGTTCCAGCAATCACAACAGGCCTATACGCCGCTCAACCCGACCTGGATGGGCCAGGTCGAACCGCAAAACTACACGCCGGCACCGAACTATGCACCGACGCAGCCGATTCAGCCGGTCTGGACGCATCAGCAAGCTCGCCGCACCAAGCGAACTCTCAATGTGGTGCTCTTGGTGGCTATCACCTGCATTGTGGTGGCACTGCTCGCGATTTTCCTGGTGCTACCGAACCTTTACCGCGCCGCTGGCCCGGCTGGCATCATGGTCGGGTTCTTGCTGTCCCTCTTCCCCTTGGCTGCGGTGCTGCTCACCGTCTACTTCATCGACCGCTGGGAACCGGAGCCGCGCTGGATGCTTGGCTTTGCGCTACTCTGGGGTGCTGCCGGATCGATTGGCACCACGCTGCTGATCCAGCCAGTCTGGATCAAACTCTTCATGCCTGACGACCTCTCCAAGGCCGAGGCTTCGCAATGGCTCGCCAGCTTTGAGGCTCCACCGGTTGAGGAGTTCTCTAAGGGTCTCGGCATCTTGCTGATTGCACTCTTCGCCCGGAAATACTTTGACGGCCCGGTCGACGGCGTGGTTTACGCCGCTACCATCGCGGCAGGCTTCGCCTTCACTGAAAACATCCAGTACTTCGGCAGAACCTTCGTTGATCCCGACGGCGGTGCGCTGAGCCTTAGCATCATCTTCATCATTCGAGGTATTTTCAGCCCCTTCGGCCATGCGCTCTATACCGCTTGTACCGGCGTCGCGGTCGGCTACGCGGCTCGTAAGGGCAACTCCGGAATGATTATCGGCTTCTTCTTCATCGGTCTCATCCCGGCGATGATCTTCCACTACATCTGGAACAGTGCTCCTTCATTATTCGAACCAACCGATATCGCCAGTTTCCTTGGCTCTGTCTTCTTACAGTCGGTGGTCTACGAAGGTCCGCTGATCGTACTTTGGGGGGTTGGCATCTACTTCCTGCGCAAATCCGAAGCCAAGCTGACCCATCGAAGGTTGGCCGAATATGCGCAAAGCGGCTGGTTCACCCCGGAGGAGGTCAATATGATCGCGACCCCGGCTGGTCGACGCAATGCCATGGCCTGGGCGAAAACGTACCGTCGGACACAGCCGATGAAGGAATTTATCCGCAAGTCGACCTCATTGGCCTACACCAGGCAACGCATCCTAGTGGGCGCTAGTCAACGGCAGAACCAGCAAGATGAACAAGGCCTGCTTGACGAGATCACCGCGCTAAGACCTCTGGTGCTCGGCTAA
- the nusB gene encoding transcription antitermination factor NusB translates to MSSASNGNTGNSGSRARSKARRRALDILFESGQREMAASEILQLRRESTDQIIAPYTVELIDGVTAQQETIDEFLQTYAKGWTLERMPAVDLIILRIGSWELLYNEEIPDGVAVSEAVELAKALSTDESPQFVNGLLGRLQQLKPTLLA, encoded by the coding sequence GTGAGTTCTGCTAGCAACGGCAACACCGGTAATAGTGGTTCCCGGGCCCGGAGCAAAGCGCGGCGTCGTGCCCTGGATATTCTTTTCGAATCAGGTCAGCGGGAGATGGCTGCCTCGGAGATTCTGCAATTGCGCCGCGAAAGCACCGACCAGATTATTGCTCCTTACACGGTAGAGCTGATCGACGGTGTCACCGCGCAGCAAGAGACAATCGATGAGTTTTTGCAGACCTACGCCAAGGGATGGACGCTCGAGCGGATGCCCGCGGTAGACCTGATTATCCTAAGGATCGGCAGCTGGGAATTGCTCTATAACGAGGAGATTCCAGACGGCGTCGCGGTGAGTGAAGCAGTCGAACTAGCCAAGGCTCTTTCGACGGATGAATCCCCGCAGTTCGTGAACGGTCTGCTGGGACGACTACAGCAACTCAAACCGACACTGCTGGCTTAG